In Nitratireductor mangrovi, the genomic window CGGTACGAGGGCTTTCCGGTCAGGTAGGCGTATGGGATCATGAATTCGGCGACAGAGTCGTCGCCACCATTCCGCCCTGACGAAGATGACCTGAAGTGGGGCCGGCAGCGGACCGCCCGCTCTTCGAGAGCAGACCGAGGAAAGTAGACATGTACTTCAGCAGCGCCACGGCTTGCACGTCGCCGCGCCTGAACGTCGTGAGCCACTTGTCGCCGGACGGCGCAAGGCTTTCTCGGAGATCACCGCGCTGGACGAACGTGCGTTCGGCAGCGATCGGTCTCGAGTGCTCGCTTTGCTCTCGGCTGACGCGACAATTTCCATCCTGACCCATGGCGGCGAAATCGTCGGTTATTCCATGCGCCGCGAGTTCGGGCGTGGCTTCGTGATTGGCCCCGTCGTAGCCCGAAACCATCAGGACGCCGTCCATCTCACCGCCGTCCATCTCAGGAAGCTGCAAGGCCGCTTCGTTCGCGTCGATACCCGCGAGAAGGATAGCGCGTTCGCCGACTTCCTCGCTAAGTGCGGCCTCGGCATTGCCGAAACCGTTACGACCGTCCAAGGGCCACCGGTTCCTGAATTGGCAAGACAACGCACCGTGGGTTTATGCGCTGGCTGGCCATGCTTTAAGTTGAACGCAAGTTCAAGACTGCCATTGAGCACCGGTCGCAGTCGGCGGCCTGATGTGGAGCCTGCCAACTGCGCCATTCGGCCACATGACGCCTTACGATCGGTACATGAGCGGTGTACTGCGGAAAGAGCATCCGATTAGGGAGAGAGCTCAATCGGCAAACCGGCCAGACTTACTGACTTTGCTTTTGGGGCGAACACGCAAGATCAGCGAAGCACGACCGCTCTGGTTCTCTCGACAGCGCATGACGCTCTCGACCAACGTCGAAATCAAATTGGTTTGCCGCTGATCTGACCTTACGACCTTGAGGTTATGATCGCGATAGATCCCCGGCTCCGCGATTCAGGCTCAATATTCATGAGATTACGATTCGTGAACCGGATGACGCGCGAAGAACACACCCGCGTTGGCTCATTCCTACTCTCCCGCAGCACGGAGTTTGCACGGGCGCCTCAATAACCGTCTGAACTTTCTGCGCTTTCCGTCCAGTCCATCATCGGTGCGATCGCGAATTGTGGCCCAGAGTAATTCCTATCCGCGCGCCCATTCATCCTGACGATATTCTTCTCCAATGCGCCGTTCAGATGACCGTGCTGGATATAGCCCTCGTCCCGTCCCCCTGCCAGCCCGTTGCTACCAACATAGTCCAAGCGGAAGAGATGCTTTCAAAATCGATCAGCTATCGTACGCAACAATAGCTGCGTCTCGGTGGGAAGGCAGTTCATCGCATTAGGTCAGGTGGCGCCCAGTTCGATCCACAAGCCGAGTTCTACGGTGAGATCCCACAGAAAGGTTGGGCCGCTTCAGCTTGGTCTATCGGCGTTCCTCGTCCAATCGGCCGCCGCCTATCGCATCGTGTTCGGCAGCCACAGCACGATCCACGGAAACGCAACCAGCAGTGCAAGCCGCACGACATCGGTCGCCACGAACGGCAGCACGCCGCGATATATGCGTTGCAGGCTAACGTCGCGCGCCAGCGTGTTGATAACGAAGACGTTCATGCCGATGGGCGGCGTTATCAGCCCGAGTTCGACCGTCATGACGATGATGACCCCGAACCAGATCGGGTCGAAGCCGAGTGCGAGCACGACTGGATAGAGGATCGGGATCATCAGGATGATCATCGCCATCGCGTCGAGCACGCAGCCGAGCAGCAGCATGAAAAGCAGGATCAGGATCAGCGTGGGATAAGCGCCGAGTTCCAGTCCTAGCAGAAGATTCGTCACCTTCTGTGGTGTCTGCGTAATCGTCAGGAAATAGCCGAACAGGATCGCGCCGATCAGGATCATGAAGATGCCGGCCGTCACCTGGATGCTTTCGAGCAGGCAACGGAAAAGCAACCGCCAGCCCATCCGCCGGCGCACGACGCTGATGATGATGGCGCCGGCCGCGCCCATGCCGGCCGCCTCTGACGGAGTGAACATGCCGCCATAGATTCCGCCGATGACGAAAATGAAGAGCAGCAGGATGGCCCAGACGTCGCGCAACGCCGCGAAACGCTCGCGCCAGCTCGTCTTCTCATGTGCCGGAACCCCGCCTCCGGCGAACGTGACGTAGATTCTGACGGTGACGAGATACATCAGCACTGCCAGCAAGCCCGGCACCAGTCCCGCGATGAACAGGCGCCCGATATCCTGCTCGGTAAGCACGCCGTATATGGCCAGCACGATCGAGGGTGGAATGAGCACACCCAGCGTGCCCCCGGCCGCGATCGAGCCGGTCGCCAGCGTATCGGGATAGCCGTAGCGCTTCATCTCCGGCAGCGCGACCTTGGCCATGGTGGCTGCAGTCGCCACCGAGGAGCCGCATATGGCCGAAAAGCCACCGCAGGCGGTGATCGTCGCCATGGCAAGCCCGCCGCGTCTATGGCCGAGGAAAGCGTTCGCAGCGCGGTAGAGCTCGCCGCTCATGCCGGAGGCGGACGCCACGACACCCATCAGTATGAACATGGGCACGAGGCCGAGCGAATAGTCAGTGACGGTGCGAATCGGCGACAGCGCGAGCAGGTTGAAGGCCGGCTTCCAGTCGCTCAAAAAACCGAAGCCGCCGACACCGACGAGCCCCATGGCCACGCCAATCGGCACCCTGAGAAGTAGCAGCAGGAACAGGGCGACGAAACCGCCGACCGCGACGAGGTCGTTGAGCGCCATCAGTCGGAACCTGCCGGCGTGCGGAAATGGACGACGGCATGCAGGATGCGGGCAACAAGCACCAGCACACAGAACGCCGCGCCGAGCCAGGCGACGGCATGGAACGGCCATATGGGGATCGACAGCTCGAACGTCGTCTCGCCGGACGAGCGCACACGGCCAACCTGCAGCAAGAGCATCCAGGTCAGCGCTACAACGAACAGAAGGAAAAGCGTGTCGGCGAAGATGTCTACGATGCGCCGCAGCGCCGGCGGCATGAGCTGCCATACCAGATCGACCTGGATGTGCTCCTTGCGCCAAGCAGCCGCTGCGATCCCCCAGAAGATCGCAACCCCGAGCAGCATCTGGCTGACATCGAACGAGCCGGGGAACGGCAAAACGAAGACATAGCGCAGGATGACGGCAAGAAAGGTCAGAGCCGTGATGACGGCAAGGAAGATCGCGGCGGCCCCGTCAACTGCCGCAGCCACTCGGCCGATCTGTCGTTCGAAGGCTTCCATGCCGTCATCCTTGAGTAGCGCGATACGCACCGGGCCGAAGATATCATCCCCGGCCCGGCCTGTACTCGTCCGTCAGGGCATTCGATACCTCAGTAGGCGGAGTCGCGGCTCTCCAGTTCCGAGACGAGGCCATCGAGGGCTGCCTGCGGGTCGTCGACAACTCCAGCGACGTTCTTTTTCCACTCCTCGCGCAGGGGGGCGGCTGCCTCCCGCCAGGCGGCGACGTCCTCCTCGGAAGGCTCGATGATATTGTGGCCGTCCATCTCCATGATCTTCTGGCGGCCGCTGTCCTCGTTGTCGGCCCAGCCGGCGGCTACACGCTCGGCCCATTCGCTGGTGCAGTGGTCGTCGATCACCTTCTTCTGGTTCTCGGACATGCCTTCATATTTCGCCTTGTTCATCACCCAGGCGAAGGTCGTTGCATAGAGAGGGATGTCGAGATGATGGCTCACCGCCTTGTCGATTCCGAAGATGAGGATCGAGTTCCATGGGAAGGTGATGGCGTCGGCCACGCCCCGTTCCAGCGCATCGCGCGCCTCGGGTGCCGAGACCTGGGCATTCTGCCCGCCGAGCAGCGAGACGAAGCTCGCCATGGTGGCGTGGGCGGGGCGGACATTCATGCCGTCGACATCACCCGGAACCTTGATCGGCTCGCGCGAATGGAAGGTGCCCGGCGAGTGGAAATGCACGAGGCACACCTTGACATCCGACATCTCCTGCTCGGCGTACTGGCGGTACCAAGCGTCGAGCGCGGCCGAACCGCCCCTGGCGTTACTGATCAGGAACGGCAGCTCGCCAGCGCCGATGATCGGGAAACGTCCGGGCTGGTACCCCGGATTGATGAAGGAGATGTCCGAGATACCGTCGCGGGCCATGTCGTAGTGATCCTTGGCCTGTCCGAGCTGCTGGCCTGGATAGATGGTCACGTTGATCGAGCCGCCCGAAGCTTCCTCGACCGACTCGACCCATTCGGTCATGCCGTGCACCTGCAGCGGATGTTGTGGTGGCACCCAGTGGGCAAAGCGCAGTTCGACCTGATCGTCCTGAGCAAGTGCGCTACCTGTCAGGAGCGCGAATGCAGCGACTGTCGCTGCGAAAGTACGATTGCGAAACATGTTATTCCTCCCTGTTATTGTCCACCGTCGTGCCGCCCTGGCGCTCCGCCTGCGCCAGCCTCCTTCAGAAAGCCTAAGTCTGACCTGCCGAACACGCAAGGGAATTGTTTGCCTCCAAACTATCTTATGGCATAACGGCGCACGATGACGGAACACAACCCACGCGCCAAGCCCGGCCCTGCCAAACCGCCGCAAACTGGCGATATCGAGCTTGGCCTGCTCAGCGGCTATATAGGTTACCATCTGCGACTGGCGCAGAACGCCTCCTTCCGCGCTTTCCAGAGCAAGTCCGGACGCGACGATTTGCGGCCTGGCTGGTTCGCAGTGCTCAGCCTGATCGGCGACAATCCCGGCATTGCGCCGATGGCGCTGAGCCGCGCCGCAGGGCGGGACAAATCGACCCTTACGCCGATCCTGCGCGATCTGGCCAAACATGGCTACGTGGTTTCCAGTCCGCGGCCGGGGGACCGGCGCAGCTATGGATTGAGCCTGACCGAACTCGGCCGCGAGCGCTTCACCGAACTGGCTGCTCACGCGAAGGCGCATGATCGTGTACTGGACGAAATCGCGGGCGACCAAAAGGACGATCTCATCCGCATCCTGAAACGGATTGCCGAGGAGCTGGCCTGAGAGATAGCCGGCGGGCGCTTGCAGGCCCGGTCGAAAGATGTTTGATTCCAAACTAGTTTGGATATTGCAGGCCTGAGCGCCTGCCGCGAACCTGGCTGTGTTGTGGCGGCAAGGAGGAAAGAATGCTGGAGCGATCAGCGAATTCGGCGACGACGGGTGAAGTGACGGCGGGGGCCGCGCTCTTCACGCGCCTCAAGGCGCTCGGCGTCGACTATGTCTTCTGCAATTCCGGAACCGACTTTCCCCCGATCATCGAGGGTCTCGCGGAAGCGGCGGCGAAAGACGTGGCCTTGCCGGAGGCGATCGTCATACCCCACGAACATGCCGCGCTGGGCATGGCCCACGGTTATTATTTCGCCACCGGCAAGGCGCAGGCGGTGATCCTGCACACCAATGTCGGCCTCGCCAATGGCGCCATCGGCGCGATCAATGCCGCGACCGACCAGGTGCCGATGATCCTGATGTCAGGCCGCACCCCGGTGATGGAGTCCGGCCGCTTTGGCGCCCGCACGGTGCCGATCGGATGGGGCCAGGAAATGCGCGATCAGACGGCACTAGTGCGCGAGGCGAGCAAATGGGATTACGAACTGCGCTTTCCCGAACAGATCGGGCCGCTGCTCGACCGCGCGCATGCGATCGCCAACTCCACGCCCAAGGGGCCGGTCTATCTGAGCCTGCCGCGCGAGGTTTTGTGCGAGACCACGCCCGGCGATGCACTGCAGGCACCGCCAACGATGCGCGCCGTCTCCACGGCTCCGGATCAGTTGAGTATCGAGCAGGCCACACGGCTGCTCGCCGAGGCGCGTTCGCCGCTGATCTTCGCCCAGCGCGGCGCCGGCTCCGAGGCAGGCTTCGCGGCGCTCGCGAAGCTTGCGGACGAGTGGTCTATCCCCGTCTGCCAGTGGTGGGCTGTCGCCACCGCAATTGCCACCGACCATCCGTCGTATGTCGGGTCCGACCCGCTGCCCTGGATCGAGGAGGCGGACGTGATCCTCGTGATCGACAGCCTCGCCCCCTGGTCGCCCGACATCCATGTTCCGCGCTCCAATGCAAAGGTCGTGCATCTCGGGCCCGACCCGCTCTTCACTCGCTTTCCCGTCCGCACCTTCCGGTCCGACATCTCGATCGGCTGCGAAACCGGCGAAGGACTTATCCGCCTCGAGGAAGCGATGCGGACGCACCTCCACCGCCATGTCGGGGCCCGCATGCAGCGCCGCAAGCTTCTGGACGAGCTTGTGCCAGCGATCCGCAAAAAGGTCGCGAAGACGGCGGCTTCAAGCCATCCGATGACCAAGGCCTGCGTATCGAAATGCCTGTCGGATGCGATTGCCGGCGAGGACGCGACAGTGCTGTCCGAACTCGGCTGCCCGCTCGACCCGCTAGTCCTCAAGCGCCACAATTCCTGGCACCAGGAGCCGCATTCCGGCGGGCTCGGCTGGTCCTTCCCGACCGCGCTCGGCATGCAGCTCGCTGATCGCGGCAAACTGATCGTCGCCACAATGGGCGATGGCTCCTACATGTTCGCCAATCCGGTCGTCTGCCACCAAATTGCTGAGGCGCTTGAGCTACCGGTGCTCGTCGTCGTTCTCAACAATACGGAATGGGCGGCGGTGCGCCATTCCGTACTCGGCCTCTATCCCGACGGCTATGCGGCGCGCGCAAACCGTATGCCGCTCACCTCCCTACAGCCCAGCCCGAATTTCGTGAAGATCGCCGAGGCAAGTCGCGCCTGGGCCATCCAGGTGACGTTGGGCGATGAACTGCCGGAGGCGTTCGACAAAGCGATCCGCCACATCCGAAAGAAGCGCAAGATGGCACTGGTCGAGGTGATGATCGGCTGACGCGGATCACGCGATGGATTCGCGCGACAGGTTGTCCGCACGTGGCAATCGAGCGGCGCTAGCATCCCGTCAATCTCCACCTTTTATGTCCAATCCATCATGGGCGCGATGGCAACTTGTAGCCCGGAGCAGTTCATATCCGCACGCGCATTCGTCCTGACAATATCTCTTCTCCAATGCACCTTTCGAATGCCCGTGCTGGATATAGCTGTCATCCCCTTCCCCCGCCAGTCTGTTGGCACCAACATAGTCCAGGCGAAAGAATCACGCGTCAAAATCGATTTGCTACCGGTCCGAGACGGTCATCGGTCGACTTTGCTCTCAGCGGCTGCTTTGCGCCCCCATTCCTGCCATTTAGGCGCAGACAAACTTTGCCCGACAGCGGACGTTCATCCGGCGCTGTGTTCGTTGATTTGCTAAGGGCTCACATCATCCTTCGTGAGCGGCAAAAGTGGAAGCCCAAGCTCCTGCAAGAATGTGTTGTGGTTCGCCGTCGCATCGCGAATCTGTTTCTCGACATCGACCAACTCACCATGGGCAGCCATCAGATCGATTTCGAGCTCCTCCTCGGCCGTGCTGATGTAGCGAGAGATATTGAGATTGTAACCCTCCTCGGCGATACGCTCGATGCTGACGCGCTTGGAGTAGCGGTCCTCCTCCTTCCGGAACTGGTAGGTCTCAATGATCTTGCCGATATGCTCGTCTGTGAGCTGGTTCTGGCGCTTGCCCTTCGCAAAGTGTTCGGCCGAGTTGATGAAGAGCACGTCGTCGGGCTTCTTGCACTTCTTCAGAACAAGGATGCAGACCGGGATACCCGTCGAATAGAACAGGTTGGCGGGCAGTCCGATGACCGTGTCGATGTGACCGTCCTTCAGCAATTTGGTTCGAATTCGCTCTTCCGACCCACCTCTGAACAGCACCCCGTGAGGGAGGATGATGGCCATTACACCTTCATCCTTCAAATAGTGGAAACCATGCAGGAGGAAGGCGAAGTCGGCGGCAGACTTGGGCGCTAGCCCATAGTTCTTGAACCGCACATCATCGCCCATTGCTTCGGTCGCATCCCAGCGCAAGCTGAAAGGTGGGTTGGCCACGATCGCATCGAAGGAAGGCTTCTTGGCAGGGTTCAACTCGCGCAGGATATCCCAGTCATTGGCCAGCGTGTCGCCGTGGTAGATTTCGAACTCCGTGTCCTTCACGCCATGCAACAGCATGTTCATGCGGGCGAGGTTGTAGGTGGTGATGTTCTTTTCCTGCCCGTAGATTTTGCCGATGCCGTGCGGCCCCATACGCTTGCGCACGTTCAGCAGCAGCGAGCCGGAGCCGCACGAAAAATCGAACACGCTTGCGAGGCGCTCTTTCTTCCCGGTTGCTGGCTCCTGGCTGTCCAGGGTCACAATCGCGGAAAGGATATCTGACACCTGCTGCGGGGTGTAGAATTCACCCGCCTTCTTGCCCGAACCGGCTGCGAATTGGCCGATCAGATATTCGTATGCGTCGCCCAGCGCATCAACGTCGGACGAGAATTCGGCGAGCCCTTTGGCGATCTCGGTGAGGATGGTGCAGAGTTTAGCGTTGCGATCAGCGTATGTCCGGCCGAGCTTGTCTGAGCCAAGATTGATCTCCGAGAAAAGGCCATCGAACGTGCTCTGGAACGACTCCTCCTCGATATATTTGAAGCCCGCCTGCAGGGTGTTCAGCAGTTCACCGTTCTGGGTGCGTGCCATATGGGCGATACTGGTCCAGAGGTGCTCCGGCTTGATGACGTAGTGCGCCTTCAGGCGCATCTGCTTTTCAAAAGCCGCAACATCCTCCGGGTTCTGCGCGTACCACACGGATAGGGGCGAGCGCCCGCCATTGTCGATCGCGTTGGGATCGGGGTAGTCGCGCCCAAGCTCCTTCTTCGCAGCCGCCTCGTAGTTGTCCGACAGATAGCGCAGGAACAGGAAAGACAGCATGTAGTCGCGGAAATCGTCCGCATTCATCGCGCCGCGCAGCGTATCGGCGATGTTCCAGAGCGTTCTGCCCAGTTGCTTTTGGTTTTGGACGTTCATTATGCAGTTGCTTCCTCAGGGGCGGGCGCGGGCTCGGGCGCCGGTGCTGGTGGCCGGGCGGATGCGGTGCCAGGGAGGGCGAACTCGAACCGCGTGATGAATTCTCGAAGGATGCGGCGGAAGAGTTCCTTATTGTCCTCACCCATCTCGGTGGGTTCGTGGATCGCATAAGCGCCGTGGCTGAGCAGATTCAGCGCTCGGTTGAACAGCGCTCTGTCTTCATCGTTGTCGAGGGCCTTCAAGCAAAAAGCGATGCTCGGGTGCCCAAAGAAGGATGACGTTTTCTCCATGACACTGCGCAAGGCATTGAAGTGGAACGTGTAGAGTGTTCCTTTCCTCGGGTCAGCCGCACGCTGCAACTCGGCGAGCGTCGCCACGTGGTGGAAGAAGGGTGTGTCTTCCGTCGCCTGAAGCGTATACGTGCCGTCGCCGCTTGGCCGGTGCAGGAAATAGCGCCGATGCTCGACCGATGGCGCGTCATCAATCCTCCGACCGACTTCGTTGCACATGACGTTAAAGAACAGCGCATGGTGGGAAGAGAAAATCACCTTGATCGGGGCAGCCTTGCCTTCAGCGTCTTTCCGTGTGGCCGCCCGACGCAGGAGCTTGGCAAGGTCGCAGGCGACGGATATCGCATTGTTATCGTCCAGCGACGAGATCGGGTCATCGATATAGAGGTATTTCTTCCCCTGATATGATTCATGCCCATCTAGCATCCGTTCGCAGATGGCCATGAAGACGCACCATATGAAGATATTCTGTTCGCCGCGCGATACCTTGATGTTGGCCTCGCCGCCCTTGTTGAAACTCACATAGTCCGGCTTAAACAGTGTCTCGCCACCCTGCTCGACCTCCTTGTAAGTGAAGTCGAACTCGAAGTCGGCGTAGCGTGAAAGGTAGCGGGCGATTGTCTCGTCCAGCGCGAGCTCCGTCATCGCGTTGAAGAAGGACGACTGCTCGTTCAGCTGCAGACGGCGCACGCTGTCACCTTCAAGGTCGTTTTCCCAGACGAACAGATCCTCAGTGAAGGCGTTGAAATAGAGCGTGTCGGGGGTCCCGGTCGGGTTTTTCTTGTTCTGGCGCTTGCCGGCGTCCTTGAACTCCATCGACAGGCGTGTCTTGCCGGTGCGGTTGTAAGCATAGATCAAAACGAGCGAGGCCGGACCGGTCGGATTGTTCAGATCGTCGCGTAGCCGGGCCACCAGCGTTTTCAGGCTCTTGTAAGTGCTCATGCGTCGCGCTCCCCGATCCGGGGGAAAAGCTGCTGCATCAGCCCCTTCTTGTGGGTCTTGAGGGTGTCGAGCTTTCGGCTCTCGGCGGCGATGAGATCGTCGAGGGAGGCGAGGCATTTCGCTATGCGCTCTTGTTCTAGAAGATCTGGGACCAGTAACCGCACGGAGGAGAACATCGATTTATTGATGATCGGAACTGCCTGCCTTCCGGCGAGCAACGCGATGCGGTCGGAGGCGTTTGACAAGGCGAAATAGACGAAGCCATCCGAGTGCTTTGCGCTAGGGATGACGGCATTAATTTGTTGGTTCGTCGCGCATTCTTGAGTGTTTTGGGCGATCTTTCCGATGCTGGAGCCGATGCACACGAAAAGGATGCTGCCCGCCCTGACTGGGCGAGTTTTCTCGAAGCCTGCCTCGGTCAGCGTGGTTCTGGTTTCATCTACATATCGCAGGTCAGAGATGTCAGCGGGTGATACGAATGGAATGCTGCCTTCGTATAGGGTGGGGTCGGCCGTGCTGGGCGTGCTTCCAGTAATTACCTGACCAAAGTCGCCAACCGACATTTCCCGCCACTCCCCCGCCCCCTCGAACTCGGGGAACCGGCGACGAGGTTGGGTTTCGCCCTCTTGGGGGAAAAGCTGCTGCATCAGGCCCTTCTTGTGAGCCTTCAGCGCCTCAACCTTCCGCCCCAGCGCGGCAATCAGCGCGTCTGCCGAGCCCAGACAGTCGGCAATCTTTTGTTGTTCGCCTTCCTCTATCGGAAGGAGCATCCGTCCGGAGAGAAAGGTTTCGTTGGTAATCTGGAGCGTGTTCTTCGCTCCTTTTTGGCAAAGAGGTGAAAGGAACGCCTGCGCGCGCTCTGGCGCCTCAAAGAAGGCTTCGATCATCAAGCCCACATACGGGTTGTTCGGCGTGAACACCCCATAAAGTGGCGATAGCGCGACTTCCCCATCGAACTTGCATTGCTTGACGATCCCAAAGGGAAAAGCCCTTAGTGGGCTTTTCGTGTAAACCACATCAAAGCGATGCCCAACATTGTAGTTAGATGTGTCTGCGGCAGCGTAGCTACGACCCAAATGCTCAACTTGGTTGACGATACCGCTATCCATCGAGACAGAGAATACTTCGTGACGAGCTGTATTCTTGACCTTGTGCTCCGACAGAACACTCGACAGAGGCTCAAAGAGCCACGGCTCGAAAAATCCCGGAAAGCGTCGCTGAGGAATCAGTGCGACAGGCGATTTCCCCTTACTGCTCATAAGCGCTCAGCCCCGAAATCTCGCGCCCACCGGCGCGCTTGAGCAGTAGCGGCATCAGGTCGGTCATCAGGTCCAGTTCCTTGAGCCGCCGCGCCTTCCAACTCAGGCCAAGAGGTTCCATCAGGTCGGTCAGAGCCTCTCCGTCGAAAATCATGCGTTGCAGAATGGTATCGACAAAGCCTTCCAGCGCTTCGGTGGCCAGACCGTGCCTGTCCGCGATGTCCGCCAGTTCCGCCGCGTTTTTCTCCGCCTTGAAGCGGCTGTAGCCCTCCCGGATGGCCTTTTCGCTCAAGCCCTCGCCAGCCTTCAGGGTGTTAATGTAGGCTGCGATATCCTCGCGCTCGTCCATGAACTTGGCATCGGATTGGATCAGGCCAATCAGCTCTTCACGGCTCATCTTCTGCTTGCCGGGGGTGGCATCAGAATAACGGGCGATCAGGCCCATGATGTAGTCATAATCGATGACCGCCGATGCGAAGAGGACGAACTCAAAGTCCAGCTGGTCGGCTTCCTGCTCTGGCTTGTCCGCGCTCTTGCCTTGCTGGGCACGAAGCCGCTGAGCGGTTTCCAGATAGGCGCCGCGGAAGCCCAGAAGATTGTCGCGCGGCAGGACTTCTTCGATGGTGTTGCGGTTTTCTTCGGTCAGGTCTGTGTATTGGTCAAGCTGAGTCTTGAGCCGCTGGACCTCCTTGAAATGCTCAACGAAGGCCGCACGCGCCGCGTCACCCTTGAGGTTAGGCACTTCTTCAGGGGCGCAGTCGAGGCCCTGCGATTTCATGAAGGCGTCAAGCTTCTGGACGGCAGTCTCCAGTTTCTGGATGACCACTGGCGCCTTGTCGACCAGCCAGATCTCGCGGGCCTTTTCGGCGGCGGCCTCGCCCGAGAACAGCGCGATGGCGGCATCGACCGCGCCCTGCTGCTGACGGAAATCAAGGATGTTGCCATAGGGCTTGGTGGCGTTCAGCACCCGGTTCGTGCGCGAGAAAGCCTGGATCAGACCGTGATGCTTCAGGTTCTTATCGACGTAGAGGGTATTCAGGAACTTGGAGTCAAAGCCGGTCAGCAGCATGTCGACGACAATCGTGATGTCGATCTTGTAGTGCGCCTGATTGGGATAGGCGTTCTTCAAGTCGGCATCCGGCCATTGCTGGTCTTTGATGCGCTTCTGCACGTCCTGATAATAGAGGTCGAACTCGCCGATCTTGTGATTTGTGCCGTAATGCGCGTTGTAATCGGCAAGGATAACCTTCAGCGCTTCCTTCTTCTTTTCCGGCTCGACCGCGTTGTCCTCCTTCTCCTGCGGCAAGTCTTCCTGGATCTGCTTTACATCAGGATTGCCTTCGGCGGGCGGAGAGAAGACGCAGGCGATGTTCAGTGGCCGGGAGTCGGGATCGGCGGCCAGTTTTTCAGCCTGCATGGTCTTGAACAGATCGTAATACTCAATGGCGTCATTGATCGACGCCGTTGCCAGCAAGGCATTGAACCGGCGTTGACCAGTGGCTTGGTCATGCTTGGCGAGGATCGCTTCGATCACCGCGCGCTTCGCCAGTGGCTCGCCGGGCTTGGGCAGATTCTTGCCCTCCGGCTTGAAGTAATCGACGTGGAAGCGAAGGACGTTTCCGTCTTCAATGGCATGGGTGATCGTGTAGGTATGAAGGCGCTGCGGGAAGAGGTCTTCTGTCGTCTTCATGCTGGCCTGGGTGTCTTCGATCTTCTGCTGGGCCGCGTTCTGATCGAAAATCGGCGTGCCGGTGAACCCGAAGAGCTGGGCGCGCGGAAAGAACTCCTTGATCGCCTTGTGGTTCTCGCCGAATTGCGAGCGATGGCATTCGTCGAAAATGAAAACGATGCGCTTGTCGCGCAGGGGCTCCAGCTGCTCCTTGAAGCTCTTCTTGCCGCCTTTCTTCTGCTGCTTGTTGCGCTTGCTGTTTTCGTCCAGCGCGAGGCCCAGCTTCTGGATCGTGCAGACGATAACCTTGTCGGCGTAATCGTCCGACAGGAGGCGCCGAACGAGGGAGGCGGTGTTAGTGTTCTCCTCAACGCAGCCTTCCTGAAACTTGTTGAACTCCACGCGCGTCTGCCGATCCAGATCCTTGCGGTCCACGACAAAGAGGCATTTCTCAATGTCCGGATTATCTTTTAGCAGCGTTGAAGCCTTGAAAGAGGTCAACGTTTTGCCGCTGCCAGTGGTGTGCCAGACATAGCCGTTGCCGCAGTCCTGGGCGATCGAGTCCACGATCGCCTTCACCGCGTAGACCTGATAGGGCCGCATCATCAGGAGCTTTTGCTCGCTTGCGACCAGAACCATGTAGCGGCTGATCGTCTGGCCAAGGGTGCATTTGGCGAGGAAGGTCTCGGCGAAACTGTCGAGATGGACAATCTTTTTGTTGTCGACATCC contains:
- a CDS encoding type I restriction-modification system subunit M; translated protein: MNVQNQKQLGRTLWNIADTLRGAMNADDFRDYMLSFLFLRYLSDNYEAAAKKELGRDYPDPNAIDNGGRSPLSVWYAQNPEDVAAFEKQMRLKAHYVIKPEHLWTSIAHMARTQNGELLNTLQAGFKYIEEESFQSTFDGLFSEINLGSDKLGRTYADRNAKLCTILTEIAKGLAEFSSDVDALGDAYEYLIGQFAAGSGKKAGEFYTPQQVSDILSAIVTLDSQEPATGKKERLASVFDFSCGSGSLLLNVRKRMGPHGIGKIYGQEKNITTYNLARMNMLLHGVKDTEFEIYHGDTLANDWDILRELNPAKKPSFDAIVANPPFSLRWDATEAMGDDVRFKNYGLAPKSAADFAFLLHGFHYLKDEGVMAIILPHGVLFRGGSEERIRTKLLKDGHIDTVIGLPANLFYSTGIPVCILVLKKCKKPDDVLFINSAEHFAKGKRQNQLTDEHIGKIIETYQFRKEEDRYSKRVSIERIAEEGYNLNISRYISTAEEELEIDLMAAHGELVDVEKQIRDATANHNTFLQELGLPLLPLTKDDVSP
- a CDS encoding AAA family ATPase, with protein sequence MSTYKSLKTLVARLRDDLNNPTGPASLVLIYAYNRTGKTRLSMEFKDAGKRQNKKNPTGTPDTLYFNAFTEDLFVWENDLEGDSVRRLQLNEQSSFFNAMTELALDETIARYLSRYADFEFDFTYKEVEQGGETLFKPDYVSFNKGGEANIKVSRGEQNIFIWCVFMAICERMLDGHESYQGKKYLYIDDPISSLDDNNAISVACDLAKLLRRAATRKDAEGKAAPIKVIFSSHHALFFNVMCNEVGRRIDDAPSVEHRRYFLHRPSGDGTYTLQATEDTPFFHHVATLAELQRAADPRKGTLYTFHFNALRSVMEKTSSFFGHPSIAFCLKALDNDEDRALFNRALNLLSHGAYAIHEPTEMGEDNKELFRRILREFITRFEFALPGTASARPPAPAPEPAPAPEEATA
- a CDS encoding restriction endonuclease subunit S encodes the protein MSSKGKSPVALIPQRRFPGFFEPWLFEPLSSVLSEHKVKNTARHEVFSVSMDSGIVNQVEHLGRSYAAADTSNYNVGHRFDVVYTKSPLRAFPFGIVKQCKFDGEVALSPLYGVFTPNNPYVGLMIEAFFEAPERAQAFLSPLCQKGAKNTLQITNETFLSGRMLLPIEEGEQQKIADCLGSADALIAALGRKVEALKAHKKGLMQQLFPQEGETQPRRRFPEFEGAGEWREMSVGDFGQVITGSTPSTADPTLYEGSIPFVSPADISDLRYVDETRTTLTEAGFEKTRPVRAGSILFVCIGSSIGKIAQNTQECATNQQINAVIPSAKHSDGFVYFALSNASDRIALLAGRQAVPIINKSMFSSVRLLVPDLLEQERIAKCLASLDDLIAAESRKLDTLKTHKKGLMQQLFPRIGERDA